In the Quercus lobata isolate SW786 chromosome 5, ValleyOak3.0 Primary Assembly, whole genome shotgun sequence genome, one interval contains:
- the LOC115992180 gene encoding polyphenol oxidase, chloroplastic-like, with translation MASLSQPPLTKATGIPPHSSLSPFFPRKTNVSKVGKQNHHLKLVPRVACKATKGDQNSKDGQTPLGKFERRDVLIGLGGLYGAASLYNDPLALAAPVTAPDLTKCGKAELPAGAKPTNCCPPPSTNILDFKLPAQNSPLRVRPAAHLADKEYIAKYSKAIELMKALPADDPRSFTQQANVHCAYCDGAHHQVGFPNLELQVHNSWLFFPFHRYYLYFYEKILGKLIGDPTFALPFWNWDSPPGMQLPSIFADPKSPLYDSLRNANHQPPTLLDLDYNGTDVSTTNQDQLSSNLNIMYRQMVSNGKNAKLFFGSAYRAGDEADPGAGAIENIPHGPVHIWCGDTSQPNLEDMGNFYSAARDPIFFAHHSNVDRMWAVWKTLGGKRTDYTDSDWLNAEFLFYDENAQPVRVKVKDCLETTNLGYVYQDVDIPWLQSKPTPRKSKLKKVAKFFHLGHKDVALAAETSAIKFPIVLDSVISTVVPRPKKSRSKKAKEDEEEVLVIEEIEFDRDVAVKFDVYINDEDDSPSGPDKTEFAGSFVNVPHKHKHRKKMNTCLTLGITDLLEDLEAEDDDTVIVTLVPRYGKGLATIGGIKIDHLS, from the coding sequence ATggcttctctctctcaaccacccCTCACCAAGGCCACTGGCATTCCTCCCCATTCCTCTCTCAGTCCATTCTTTCCCAGAAAAACCAATGTTTCAAAAGTTGGAAAGCAGAACCATCACCTAAAGCTTGTTCCTAGAGTGGCATGCAAAGCCACAAAGGGTGACCAAAACTCCAAAGATGGACAAACTCCTCTAGGGAAATTTGAGAGGAGAGATGTACTCATTGGTCTAGGAGGCCTATATGGAGCTGCCAGTCTTTACAATGACCCTTTAGCCTTGGCGGCTCCAGTGACCGCCCCTGACCTAACAAAATGTGGCAAGGCTGAGTTGCCTGCAGGAGCAAAACCAACCAATTGTTGCCCACCACCATCCACAAATATATTAGACTTTAAGCTACCTGCCCAAAACTCCCCCTTGCGTGTTAGACCTGCAGCTCATTTGGCTGACAAAGAATACATAGCCAAATATTCTAAAGCCATTGAGCTCATGAAAGCCTTGCCAGCCGATGACCCACGTAGTTTCACACAACAAGCTAATGTTCACTGTGCCTATTGTGATGGGGCACACCACCAAGTCGGTTTCCCGAACCTTGAACTCCAAGTACACAATTCATGGCTCTTCTTTCCCTTCCATCGTTACTACTTGTACTTCTACGAAAAAATCTTGGGAAAATTAATTGGTGATCCCACCTTTGCGTTGCCATTCTGGAACTGGGATTCCCCTCCTGGAATGCAGTTGCCATCCATATTTGCTGACCCCAAATCACCACTCTATGATAGTCTACGCAATGCTAATCATCAGCCACCGACCCTACTCGACCTTGATTACAATGGTACCGACGTGTCAACCACGAATCAAGACCAACTCTCTAGTAACCTCAACATCATGTATCGTCAAATGGTATCCAATGGCAAGAACGCTAAGCTATTCTTTGGTAGCGCTTATCGTGCTGGGGATGAGGCTGATCCAGGTGCTGGCGCAATTGAGAACATTCCTCATGGCCCTGTACACATTTGGTGCGGTGACACAAGTCAGCCTAATTTGGAAGACATGGGCAACTTCTACTCTGCCGCTAGAGATCCAATCTTTTTCGCTCATCACTCCAATGTTGATCGAATGTGGGCTGTATGGAAAACATTAGGAGGGAAACGAACAGATTACACGGACTCAGATTGGTTAAACGCTGAGTTTTTGTTCTATGATGAAAATGCACAGCCAGTTCGTGTTAAGGTTAAGGATTGCCTCGAGACTACTAACCTGGGATATGTTTATCAAGATGTGGATATTCCATGGCTACAATCTAAGCCAACCCCACGTAAATCAAAGCTCAAGAAAGTAGCTAAGTTCTTTCATCTAGGACATAAGGATGTAGCACTTGCTGCTGAAACATCGGCAATTAAGTTTCCAATTGTTTTGGACTCGGTGATAAGTACTGTGGTGCCTAGACCCAAGAAATCGAGGAGTAAAAAAGCAAAGGAAGATGAGGAGGAAGTGTTGGTGATTGAAGAGATTGAGTTTGATAGAGATGTGGCTGTGAAGTTTGACGTTTATATCAATGATGAGGACGACTCACCTAGTGGACCAGACAAGACCGAGTTTGCAGGGAGCTTTGTGAACGTACCACATAAACACAAGCATAGGAAGAAGATGAACACTTGCTTGACACTAGGGATCACTGACTTGTTGGAGGACTTGGAAGCTGAAGATGATGACACTGTGATTGTGACCTTGGTGCCAAGGTATGGGAAAGGGCTTGCCACCATCGGTGGAATCAAGATTGATCATCTTTCTTGA